A single window of Flavobacterium aestivum DNA harbors:
- a CDS encoding DUF58 domain-containing protein, producing MDTKELLKKVRKIEIKTRRLSDHIFSGEYHTSFKGRGMTFSEVRQYQFGDDIRAIDWNVTARYNEAHVKVFEEERELTMMLMVDISGSESFGSKGQFKKEIVTEIAATMAFSATQNNDKIGLILFSDHIELYIPPKKGRSHVLRIIRELIEFQPKSYKTDIAQALKFLSGTQKKKAIVFVISDFMSGDYEQTLKIAAKKHDITGIRVYDVREEKMPNLGMVSMLDAETGETRLINTSSKSVRMNYEKYYHDNVHYFKETFSKSGSGVVNTRVDESYVTKLLGYFKSR from the coding sequence ATGGATACAAAAGAGCTTTTAAAAAAAGTACGTAAAATAGAAATCAAAACCCGGAGATTGAGCGATCATATCTTTTCGGGGGAGTATCATACTTCGTTCAAAGGACGCGGAATGACTTTTAGTGAAGTGCGTCAATACCAATTTGGAGACGACATACGTGCTATTGATTGGAATGTAACTGCTCGATACAACGAAGCACATGTCAAAGTTTTTGAGGAGGAACGTGAATTAACCATGATGTTAATGGTGGATATTTCGGGTTCTGAAAGTTTTGGTTCTAAAGGTCAGTTTAAGAAAGAAATTGTTACTGAAATAGCCGCGACAATGGCTTTTTCGGCCACTCAAAACAATGATAAAATAGGACTGATTTTGTTCTCTGATCATATCGAATTGTATATTCCTCCTAAAAAAGGAAGATCACATGTATTGAGAATCATTCGTGAATTGATAGAATTTCAACCGAAAAGTTACAAAACCGATATTGCTCAAGCTTTGAAGTTTTTATCAGGTACCCAAAAAAAGAAAGCTATCGTGTTTGTCATTTCCGATTTCATGTCAGGGGATTATGAACAAACATTGAAGATTGCTGCCAAAAAACACGATATCACCGGTATAAGAGTGTATGATGTTCGAGAAGAAAAAATGCCTAATTTAGGAATGGTATCTATGCTTGATGCAGAAACAGGCGAGACGAGATTGATTAATACAAGCTCAAAATCAGTGCGAATGAATTATGAGAAATACTATCATGATAATGTGCACTACTTTAAAGAAACTTTTAGTAAATCAGGCTCAGGAGTTGTAAACACTAGAGTAGATGAAAGTTATGTCACCAAATTATTAGGCTATTTTAAATCACGATAA
- a CDS encoding vWA domain-containing protein, whose product MGKITFLNPEFFWMFLLIPIGIALIFWRRDQQTASLQISSLQGFKDSKSLLAKFEPLLNIIRLLALSSLIIAMARPRTVDISNKTKTTRGIDIVMAIDVSGSMLARDLKPDRMQALKKIAADFVDQRVNDRIGLVVYASEAYTKTPVTSDKGIIQDAIRSIKYDNVLVDGTGIGMGLATAVNRLKDSKAKSKVIILMTDGVNNAGFIEPDTASDIAQQYGIKVYTIGIGTNGMAESPYAIGPNGQLMFQMMKVEIDEPMMKSIARKTGGKYFRATSNDKLAQIYNEINKLETTEVEELKFYDYDEKYRPFVLVGLFLILLELGLRNTVYKSFI is encoded by the coding sequence ATGGGAAAAATAACGTTTTTAAATCCGGAATTTTTTTGGATGTTTCTTTTGATTCCAATTGGGATTGCTCTGATATTTTGGAGAAGAGATCAACAAACGGCTTCCTTACAGATTAGTTCACTGCAAGGATTTAAAGATTCAAAATCTTTATTGGCTAAGTTTGAACCACTATTGAATATAATTCGATTACTGGCATTATCCTCTTTAATAATAGCTATGGCTAGACCTAGAACGGTTGATATTAGCAATAAAACAAAGACCACAAGGGGAATTGATATCGTTATGGCGATAGACGTATCTGGAAGTATGCTGGCAAGGGATTTAAAACCAGATCGAATGCAAGCTCTTAAGAAAATAGCGGCGGACTTCGTAGATCAGAGAGTAAATGATAGGATAGGACTTGTAGTTTATGCCTCAGAAGCCTACACCAAAACACCTGTAACTAGTGACAAAGGAATTATTCAAGATGCAATTAGAAGTATAAAGTATGATAATGTCTTGGTAGATGGAACTGGAATAGGAATGGGATTGGCCACAGCCGTAAACCGTCTAAAAGATAGTAAGGCGAAAAGTAAAGTAATTATTTTGATGACAGATGGGGTCAATAATGCTGGATTTATCGAACCAGATACTGCTTCGGATATTGCACAACAATATGGTATAAAAGTATACACTATTGGAATTGGTACTAACGGAATGGCTGAATCTCCATATGCAATTGGACCAAATGGACAATTGATGTTTCAAATGATGAAAGTGGAAATTGATGAGCCTATGATGAAAAGCATTGCCAGAAAAACAGGTGGAAAATACTTTAGAGCAACTAGCAATGATAAATTAGCTCAAATTTATAATGAAATCAATAAATTAGAAACTACAGAGGTCGAGGAATTAAAATTCTATGATTATGACGAAAAATACAGACCTTTTGTTTTGGTGGGATTGTTTTTAATTTTATTGGAATTAGGATTGCGTAATACAGTATATAAAAGTTTTATTTAG
- a CDS encoding vWA domain-containing protein yields MELDEQKYLYLLFLLPVVVALFLINLYWKRKKQREFGDLELLKRLSPERSIFKPILKLTVMLLALAALVIGLVNPKVGTKVETVKREGIDIVFAMDVSKSMLAEDVAPSRLDKSKQIVSQIINQLGSDRIGIVVYAGSAFPVLPITTDYSVAKMFLQSVGPEMVSSQGTSLDEAIKLSATYFAEKSKTSKLLIMISDGEDHSEGAEAAAEEAKKLGMKIITIGLGTEKGGTIPLKRNGVVESYQRDNSGEVVITKLNEKSLATIAKITGGGYVNGNNTKETLEYIKSALDKIQKTEFEATEMAGFQSQFQWFLGIGFVLLFLDIFFLERKTRWVKKLNLFNENK; encoded by the coding sequence ATGGAATTAGACGAACAAAAATATTTATATCTTCTTTTTTTACTGCCAGTAGTGGTAGCTCTTTTTCTAATTAATTTATATTGGAAAAGAAAAAAGCAGCGTGAGTTTGGTGATTTAGAGTTACTAAAAAGGCTAAGTCCAGAACGCTCTATTTTTAAGCCTATTTTAAAACTGACAGTAATGCTTTTGGCTTTGGCCGCTTTGGTTATAGGTTTGGTAAATCCTAAAGTAGGAACCAAAGTAGAGACCGTAAAGAGGGAAGGAATTGATATTGTGTTTGCAATGGATGTTTCTAAAAGTATGCTTGCTGAGGATGTTGCACCAAGTCGTTTAGATAAAAGCAAACAAATAGTATCACAAATAATCAATCAGTTAGGAAGTGATAGAATAGGGATTGTGGTTTATGCAGGTAGCGCATTTCCAGTGTTGCCAATAACAACTGATTATAGTGTTGCCAAAATGTTCTTGCAAAGTGTTGGCCCGGAAATGGTTTCGTCTCAGGGAACCTCGCTTGATGAAGCTATAAAATTATCAGCAACTTATTTTGCCGAAAAAAGTAAGACAAGTAAATTGTTGATTATGATTTCGGATGGGGAAGATCATTCTGAAGGTGCTGAGGCAGCTGCAGAAGAAGCCAAGAAACTAGGAATGAAAATCATTACCATTGGATTGGGAACAGAAAAAGGAGGAACTATTCCCCTAAAAAGAAACGGAGTAGTAGAGAGTTACCAAAGAGACAATAGTGGAGAAGTAGTAATAACCAAACTGAATGAAAAAAGTTTAGCAACGATTGCAAAAATCACAGGTGGTGGCTATGTCAACGGAAACAATACAAAGGAAACGTTGGAGTACATAAAAAGCGCATTGGATAAGATTCAAAAAACCGAATTTGAGGCTACAGAAATGGCAGGTTTCCAGTCACAATTTCAATGGTTTTTGGGAATTGGATTTGTCTTATTATTTCTTGATATTTTCTTCTTGGAAAGAAAAACGAGATGGGTGAAAAAGTTGAATTTATTTAATGAAAATAAATAA